The following DNA comes from Ammospiza caudacuta isolate bAmmCau1 chromosome 15, bAmmCau1.pri, whole genome shotgun sequence.
acagagctgggaattgctgtgtgtttgctgtgcccagattgggcacagagcagggaattgctgtgtgtttgctgtgcccagattgggcacagagcagggaattgctgtgtgtttgctgtgcccagattgggcacagagctgggaattgctgtgtgtttgctgtgcccagattgggcacagagcagggaattgctgtgtgtttgctgtgcccagccccacattgggcacagagcagggaactggaattgctgtggcagcagccccagagccctgccgggtgtgtgtctgtgcttacagctctggctgctcctcgCTGAGCTCTCCACACCTCCCACCCAGGCTGAGAGCTCTCCTGGGCCCGTTCCACGGTGCCTCTCCAGAGGGTTCCCTTTGCAAAGGAAGCTCTGTTCCAGCAGGGAACACGTGCATTCCGTGCTGCTGGCAATCTTCTGCTTTGCAGACACAACAAACGACAGAGGGAAAtcagcccaggctgagcaggaatttccccaggTCTCTGTCCCATCTCCCCATGTCCCATCCACTGCCTTACTTGCAGAAATACTGAGATAAAATCATTTCCATTCTACTGCATCCCCCCAGCTTTTAGTAACAGCAATTACAGGACTCATGCACGACGGCTTTTGCTTaataaattttttcctttatgctgTCAAAATCGTTTTAAAAGCTcaatacaatatatatttttgtatgaATCAAAAGTATTATGACTAAGATAATTATTTCCTATCCGCTGAATATATCACCAGTATTAAAAACTGACTAAGCTAGAAAAAGAGATGTAATGGAAGGTGATCTCCTCTAACGTATATTTTTGAACAGAAATAAATGACTGAAAATTGTGTGCCAGGTGACATTTGACAGTCTGAGTGATCTATCATCAGGGAACCAGTGAATTTAGTTTGGATTTAAGGACCCTCTTGCCCCTGCAGTGTTTCAGAGCAGAGGTTCTATTCAGGCTCTAACCTGAGGCAGGGGCAGTAATGCAATATTTAGGAGCAGTATTTAGGAGCAGTATCCAGGAGCAGTGTTCAGGAGCAGGGTTTAGGGCCATTATCCATTCTCACTCACAAAGCTGAACACCGCTGCTGCTGAAGCACATGCTTGGGAAGGCATTTCTCAGATCCTTGCAAGGCTCTTTCAGTGCAgtaatctgaaaaaaacccacgaTATGTTTTTGGAAGCCTGCCAGAGTGGTGATAAATAATCCACTGGTCCTGATAGTTTCAATAGAGCAGTTCCCTGAAGCTCATTGCAGCCCGAGATCCTCCCTCTCCTGTAAACATTTTCCAGTGCTCTCGTCGATACACAATATAAATTAGTTATTTAAACACACTCAAAGTCCTGCATTTTAGCAAAGATTTTGGAATATAAACATTTTTGAAGCTGGCTCCTCGTTCAGAGCCACAGTTACAATCCCTTTCCTCGGCTGCAAAGGGACAAGAATCACCTGCAGACAGAAATTCCCCTGTTCTTCCCTTGCTGGGAGATATCCCACactcagagcaggcaggagctgtgctgaggtTTCCAGCCCATTTCCCGCtggtgccctggcacagctggggctggtcccggtgccacagcagccccagcaccgtGCAGCTCCCCGAGCATCCTCGGGGGAATGAACATGGGGGAGGCTGGCAGCACGAGGACTGGAGTAGCGTCTCCAGGGtttgtaaattaattttagcCGCGCCGGGCACCTCGCAAACACAAACGCGGCGTCCCAGAGCTGAGCTTGGAGGAGGGATGTGTTACTCCTCGCTCCCCCGGTGCCACTAACGCggcacaggcaggcaggagctcctCAGGAGCTCTCCTGGATGGTTTGCAGCAAGGACAGGCAGAGGCAGAATGGGAGAGGAGCCTGGTGCACAAACACGCAGCTCCCAGCAAGCTGCACAAGGAATGAGGCTGAAGGAAAGCTCCTCTGCCAATAGAAACGCCCAAGCAGCTGTTAAATGGTGAAAGGTGACAGTGAGATATCTCAGTGTAATCCTCTCTCTGCTGCAGACCTCCTGTGATCCATCCAGGGGGTTCAGGTGTGAACATCAGTGCCAGAATTGTGTAAAGTTCCCTCACAGGGAACTGAGCAGGAGGGAACATCAGTGCCAGAGTTGTGTAAAGTTCCCTCACAGGGAACTGAGCAGGAGGGAACATCAGTGCCAGAGTTGTGTAAAATGCCCTcacagggagctgagcctgACTCACCCATTGAGACAGACATAGATCATTCATGgtgggcacccacagctcctccaaagCACCTCAGCTGGCAATAAAGGCAGCATAAGGGGATTAAACTCGTGGTTACCTCAAGTAGAGCTCTATCCATTGGAAGGTGCACTGCAGAGGCACTGCACTGAGAGTAATGGAGCTGCTCATGAGAACAGACAAGAGAAGCAAGCAACAAAACTGCCTGCAAGGGCCATAAATCAGCAAGGAAATGTGTCAGCATGCAGTGACAGGAGCATTGGGTCCACTGGCAGGAAAGCTGCTCCCCttgaggggccagagctgccCTCAGTGCAGTTCCCTGGATCTCAGGGGATGGCACAACATTGCAAACAGCAATTACCTCCCACCCCAAATCatccaggctggcacagccccctTGGGAAGCCctcaggagcccccagagccatctcttctccaggctgcacaaatccaatccccagtgtcccagcagAGAAGGCACTCCTTGCACTGACCATCCTGGAGGCCCTCTCTGAACACGCTCCAGCCGGGGGATGCTTTCTGCCCCGAGTGCCCCAAATGAATGCAGTCCTTCAGCAGAAAGGAATTCAGCCTCCTGCTTTGTTTGGGAGGTGAGAGCTGCTGTGAAGCTGAAATTCCCTGTTTtgctggcagcactgctccTGAGTGTGGAATCCACCTGAGTGCAGAATGATGCTGGAATTATCTTAAAAAGCCAGAGAAACTGATAGAACAGAATTTCAATGTCAGCAATCAaaggaacagaaggaaaagcagccacAGGCTATAACAGTAATGAAAGTGGGATTAaattttttctctgcagcactgccagttCCTCAAGGAGCACGGAGCAGTTGATTGACTCTCAGAATGCTTGGCCAGTCCTCCAGGAACAGCTGATCACTGCAGAAATGGGGCACTGCTGGCCACCCTCAGGGGCAGGGACCACCTCTGGCTCCCCCAGGAGTTCTGTGCTCATGCGGGATGGGGTGAGGCAGGCCTGAAGAGGGGAGATTTAGCATTGCCATTTGCCAGGGCAGATTTAATGCTGGCCCCATCAGTGACCTCACAGGCACTGCTCACTCTGGTGTCAGAGTCCTTGGCCTCACCTGAACCTGCCAGGgcagagtccagaggaggggcAGTCCTACAGAGCGTACCAAGCAGGCTGCAGGACATTCACATCAACACTGACCACAGTAATGACCATTCTCACTCATTATTGCTCAAAACTGGAGTTGGGAGCTGCTTACTTGCAGTGGAGAGTTCCACTCTGCCTGTCTCCAGATGGAAATGGGATCCTGATCCAAACAGCACAGTCAGGGATGATTTACAGGACAGCAGGAGACTCTGCATTAATCATTTGGGGTGGCAGTGAGTTGTCCTTTGGTGCCTCCTCCTTTAGGATTGCTGTAACTCCACGGGCAACCAGAGCTCACAGAAATCAGGGCTGGCAAGTGAAGGTTGCAGGAAATCTCCCCTGCCGCAGGCATGGTCACTGCCAGTGCTGAGAGCTCTTTACCCAATCTTTTCTGTGAATCTCCACTGAGCAGATTTACAGCCTCCTGAGGTTCCAGCTCCTCTCCATCTACTCACAGGGCAATCATTTTGtctggtttgtttggttttttccccctggtaTCTAAAGTAATCTCCCTAATTGCACTCCAGCAAATTGCTTTCTGTCCCATCATTTGTGGTCAGAGGACAAGTGTTTACTGTCATCTTTGCAAATGTGTTTATACATTCGAAGACAGTTGCTGAGTCCTTacattgtgttttctttcccgGCTCAAGTAATGAATTCCAGCCTTGCACACAGCTTACATTTCCGAGCCTCTCGCCgttgtggctgctgctctcctctctgcttTGCCTAAATCTCTCTGGCAGGGTGAGTGACACACCTGAGAGGGGGCTGGAGCGTCCCAGCCGAGGCTGGCCAGcgctgcaggagcaggaacgCCTCCCTCGGATGTGTCTGAGATGCTCCTGATCTaagtgctgcaggagcagagatgCTGCCCTCGGATGTCTCTGGGAcgctgctcctgccctgagcgctgggagcagcgggagcggctGCTCTGCACCACTGCCCGGCCGCAGACTCCAGCTCGGGCTGCAGACTCCAGTCTGAGTCTCTCTGCAGCGTGTCCCCCTCACGGTGCTTATTTAATGTGTGATATTCCTCCTCTGTGGCACACCACATCATTTTGTCCCCTTCAGAGTTCAGACACGTTCTGCAGAGCCTCGGGGTCGTTTgaaatctgagcctggcactcCGTGCTGGAGTCTCTGCACATGTTCTAGAAATGCCCTCCATCCTGTCACCCAAGTTATTACAGCAAACACTGACCAGAACTGTTCCCACATTATTCCGTGGGAGACCCTACTTAGCATGTCCTTCCTCTTTGACAGCAAAGCCTTTTTAAATGCGGGCTTTTGTTAGCAAGGTATTCCAGACTGTTGCACAAAAGCCAAAACTCGCGTACCTGTCACCGTGGCCAGTAACACCGATCACCTCCCTGCTAGAGGCTGAGAGCCTGCCCAGAAACCTTTCCAAAGGCAAACAGAAATCCTGTGCAATATCAGGGGAAAGCAGCCCGAGCCGCCAGCCCTCTGCACAACTGCTGTTCAACAGCTCCGGCGGAGGAATCTCAGCACGACTGTTCCTGTGTGCCCACACAATCCCGAACCACGGTCCCGTCTACTTTAGGGGGAGAAAAGAGGTGTTTGGCTAAAATTACCGTAGTAcagatttttcatttgtattaCCATAGCAACAAAGGATTTGGCTTGACAGGAGACCCCGCAGCGCTCCGGGTGAAGGGCGCGATGCCGCAGGAACAGACggcccctgtccccatcccgcACGGAGTTTGGCACATCAGCTGCGGGAATTCCCTCCGGGAGCGGtgcctgggcaggggagggaatcAGAGCCCAGAGGGGAGGTGGTCTCTGCACCCACGGGGGACAGCGGGGCACGGGATGGGAGCGTTCACTCGAGTCTGCGACAGCgcttgagctgctgctgcctccttaACCCTGGCTCCGAGATTCAGCTCGCTGCTTCCAAGTGGAGATTGCATCCGCACAGAGTAACTTCCGCCCAGATGTCAAACAAATGTCATTAAAAAGTAGAGCGGGGCGACATTCTCCAAGTCTGTGACAATGCCCCGGTGTCTGATTGAGCAGCGAGGGCGCCCCGGGAGCGGAGCACGGGCTTGGCGCTGCTGGAGCCTCTGCGCACTTCGGGGACGCGGACGGGATGGGATTTGTGCTTTTACCCGTAATAACACTGCTGCGAGCGGCGAGCGCCCGGTGCGCacggcaggggcagggcagcgggCGGCCCGGGGTGCCAGCTGGGCACGGGGCAGGGCTGCGGGAGCCGCGGGCGGCCCGGGATGGGCGCGGGGCAGGGCTGCGGGAGGACGGGACAGCCCGGGACGCCACCTGGGCACGGGGCAGGGCTGCGGGAGCCGCGGGCAGCCCGGGATGCCCCTGTGCCCggcgggcacggggcagggctgcgggcggccccggcccgccgcgCTCCTCCTCGGCTCCGggagctcctcctcctcctcctcccgctgccgccgccgctcgtCCGGCGCGGGCGGTGCGGGCAGGGCCGCCCGGGCTCCGCTGCGGTGCCGGTGCCGCACCATGCGCGGGCCCGGGGCTCGCCCGGAGCGCTCCCGTcccgcccgcggccccggcggggGCGCAGCGCGGTAGCTCCCGGCGCATCCCGGCCCGGGCAACTCGCGGGCGAGTTCGGGCGCCtcgcccggcccggggcggccgcgggggccgggggcggccggAGCCGGGGGCCCCCCGGCCGCAGCAACAGGTGCCGTCGGTCCGCGGCGATGGAGGGCGGCGAGCGGCCGGCAGCCCCCGCCGGAGCCGGGCCGCCCGCAGCGGGAGGGGCTCGGCCGCTCCCCGGCGCCGCTCGTGCCCTggcccggccccggcgcggAGGAGGCTGACGGCGCTCCGGGCTCTCCCCGCCGCTCGCTGCTCTGCGGCTCCGCTCCGCCCGCTCCGGGATCCCGGCGCACCATGGACGCTCGCGGGTCCCAGCGCTGCCGCCTCGCCTAGGCTGAAGGTCCTTTACGGCTTTCCTTTCTGAATGATTAAGGGGTGTCTTTGGTGTTGGCGTGTTTACTGACTTCTGCTCGTCGGTGACTGACGGGCGCATCAAGTGAACTGTTCTTGATAGGCGATGTCTTTCCGGTAGATTTTTTTTCGTTGGAAAAGTCTTGGGGAGGGGTCGAGGACAGGATGAGCATGAAAGAACTCTTCCTTGATTACGTATCTTAATTTTGttagcaaaatatttatctgTACAAGTAAATGTCAAAtcctttactttttaaaattatgtttaagGGATTGCTATGAATGTTACTTGCTGAAATTTGTTGACATAAATATGTTTCACAGCAGGAGAGTGACTGCAGTTATTAATCCTGATGTATTTCAGAACATTCTCCTGGGGATATAAGTTATCTGCAAAGTTATTTCACTTTTGATTATTATCAGTAGTATAAGGCTCAGCTTTATTAAACCAAACAGTGAGTAGCATATTTGACATAATTCTCTTTGTAGGTTGTCATAAGATGCCACAACTGTCCGGCTCAAGGAGAGCAAgacagagaatatttttttcagcttaTCTGCTTttcaggagagttttgtttcaTGCTATACATTGACCTTTCTAAGTTTTACTTTGGTTTGGTGGAAGTGCAGTTTTGCAAGCAGAGTTGAAGTTTGAGGTCTGTTCTCAGGCTGTAAAGAGCTGCAGGAGTGTGGCAGGAGGTGCCTGGCAGggaggcacagcacagaaatcctgtgccaggggagaGCTGAGTGTGGCACTGCTTGGAAATGCTGCCTGCTTAACTAAGGAAGGACTAAAGGAGATGGGATCATTACATTGTTCTTTATGGAATTCTTTCCAAAAATTCACTAGATTCATATTCAACATGCACTGAAAtctgaaacttttttttaatgtctttttaaaCTTAATTTACAAATGGTAAAAAGTAACAGAGATGAGCTGCAGGCACTGGAATTGACAGAAGAGACATGGGGGGAGTTCTGCATCTTGTTTGCAGGGTTGTTTTCATCCGGGCGCAACTTTAATTGTCTGTGCCGtggaacaggagcaggactCCTTGCAGGAGCTCTGATTACATCAGAGATGCACTGCAGAATTCAAAATACTGCAGCGGAcactggggagggggggaacAACACTTGCAGTGGAATTTTGTCTTGTTTCTCATGAGTTCTATTTCCTTCTCTCAGAAGGGCATCTTTAATAATTCTTTTCCCATTGCCTCGGAACCTGGCATCCTTCCTGAATTTTGGCTGCAAGTAAGGGCAGCACGGATTCCTAATTTGATTTCTTCACCAGACATAATGGATATCATCATCTTGTGCAGGACAGATTTTTGAAAATGTGTCCTCACTTATTTGCCATGCCCAACCCACCCCTCGGAGTcacccagagcccctgccctgggccagtttTTCTGTGTCACTGCAGGTTCTGAAGGCAGAGCAATTCCCAGGTGGGTaaggcaggaggggacagcccttGCCCCAGTAAGTGCACAGAACACGGGAGCAGCGATGCTCAGAGAGAAGGGCTttgcccaggagcagggcacactgccagcagggcagcaggagcctgagCTGGGCTTCAGCGGGTGCCAGGCACTGCAAGGGCAGaatgctgctcagagcccaggaGGGCTTTTACCACTGGCCTGACTCcgccagggcagagcagagcagaggatttCACTGTCACCGAGAGCCCTAAAGTTCACCTTGTTTAGTTCTGGGAaggctggggctctgggctggtgtGTTTGTGTGACCTTGCATTGCTGTGTGCTCCTGAAGGCATTTCTCaccagctgtccccagtgtcaccaggcTGCAATGGAGGAATAAAGCAGCTTGCTTGGGCTTTCAGCTCAACAGCAAGGAGCCCTCCCATTAATTAGATCTCTCTCCTCCTAAAGCAATGCTGACCATCATTCTGTCGAGGCACcctcagaaggaaaagaataaacacacagagaaatgcattggtttattttttctcctctctcccttccttcaAGTCAGGCCACGTTTATTATTGTCCTTTATCTCCTCCTACTCTTCCCCTGTAGATATGATGCTGCGTGTATCTGAGGCAGAGAACATGAAAATAACCCatgtggagcagcagatcctACGTGGGATTTgcagccttgccagctctggtgATGGCAAAGCAAGGAGCAGCCCTTTCTGAGTGCAGCCACTCAGCGTGGCACACAGGGGATTCATTTGTCCAATTTGTTGTCTCACACAGGTCGAGGAGCTGGCAGTGAAGAAAGAAATCCCTTTCTCTTTGCTCTGCTCTTTCACAGTTGCTGCCTCAGGGTTACAGCGTGTGTCTGACACACGCACAACATTTACATTTCCCTCTCTCCATTTCTTCCCATTGTGTCAACTGTGGATATGCTGGGAGATCAAACCAGTGACAGGGATGAGCTGCCTCCTCATTTTTCCTGGCTGAGATTCAGAGGATAAGTTGTTGCTAACCAACATCATCTGGTATTACAGAAGGGAAAGTGGTTAACAGCTCCCACTTATCCATATCTTATATCAGTCATAATCTCCATTCTGTTTGGACCAGCCCTGCTTTAGGCATGGTGAGGCAGAAgggaaaaggcatttttaaataaaacagcagTTGGTCTGGGAAATGAAGCCCTACACAAACATCCATCAGGCAGCCCTGGTTCCATTTCAAACCATGGCTTGCACTCCAGTGGCATTTCTTCTGCTgatccatggcaggggtggggcaagatgagctttaaggtcccttccaacccaaaccattctgtggttctggatGAGTGAGGAGTCAGGAAATAGCTCTCCACCCAAAGCTGCCCTGTAAgtgtgcacagagctgctctgctctgcccaaaCCCCTGGGAAGTTCAGGAACAGGACTGGGAGAGTTTTTAATTGAAGCATTGTAAGTGCCCTTGCAGCAAGGAGAGCTCTTAAACTGATGTGCAGCTGTGCTTTGAGTCCTTTGCTGTTGTGTAATcatgggtttttcttctttaatagGTATGTGCCACTCCTGGTGTGGTTTATAACCGCAGCTTCTGAAAAGGAGGTTCTGTGGCTCAGCAAGTGGCCCTAGCAGGGGTTGTGTCCCTGGGGTGCCCATCCAAGGGAGGTGAGTGCAGCCAGGACAAGAACAAAACTCTACTGAGGCCAATCAACTGGAATATTTATTCCTTTCCTGTGAACCCGAGGCTAGAAAGCCAAAACGCTGGTGCATATTTAATGTCTCTGTATTGGACAATCTCCTTAATAAATAAACACTCTTGTCCAGTGAAACTCAGGGACTCATGCACTCGGCTGAGGCTGAGTGTGCAGATAAAAAGCcttggggcagggctgctctgcctcctgtgcAGGAGCAGATTCCAGGCTGACTCCTGAAGGGCAGTGACTCGGGGAGGCCACAGGtttgaacatttccagctcCTGTGCTTGATACCCAGTTGAATTCTGTTCTCTCCACTCCCTGGACTTTACGCCAGTGTTGCATGAGCTGAATTTGAACAGGATTTTCCAAGCTGTCATTGGAAATGTTTGGCCTCTTACAATCAGAGGTAAGGGCAGCTTGGCTCAGTGTACTGCAAGGACAAAGCCCTGTTACTGCATGTAGGGTGTCAGTGATAACTGAAACAACAAGGTCTGCATGGAAATCCTGTGTTTCTGTGCAATCTTTTGTAAATGAGGCCATAAAAAGACAGTTGTCATGTCATTAATTGTGTATAAAATCTGTACAAATCTTCATGTGATCACCAATACAAGTGAGCTTTTTTCCCACAGGTTGTTTCCCAATGGCCTTTTAGAAATTAGTCTTGTACTAACTGGTTTTTATAAGTGTGTATTCACTGAATTACAACATAACTGACTTCTTTCTATATATTTCATGGGTGCTAAAATACTCAAAAGTTTTATGAgtaatacttaaaaaaattattaaatttaattttctacaAAGCACACTTGAATTCTGTGTGCTCACAGATTAGTGTCACTAATGTGATACTGTCATCATTTTTATACCTCCACTCTGAACCAGAAACATCCTACCACATGAAGGAAATTTTCCTGGTTTCCATCTTTACCTACTGGGAACTGAGGCCTCTGTATCTGGGACAGGAGAAGCCTCCAGTGTGATGAACATGCCAGGCAGAGCTCCTGaacctggcacagcccctggcatgggtcagtgctgcccagctggACAGACCCAGCCTGCCCAGAAAGGCCTGACCATGCTCAGCCACTGCTGTTTCCTTTCCAATTGCTCTCATCATCCATAAATGCTTTTGGGCTCCAAGCACTACACTTGCTCAAAACCTGAAAGCAGCCTGCCACTTCCTCACCCCCATGTCTGTTTTCTGTTCCAGAAGACACTTGCAGGAGCAGCGAAGGGATGCAAAGTTGTCTTCCAAGATGACTCTTATGCCTGGAGAGAACTCCGACTATGACTATAGCGCCCTGAGCTGTACTTCAGATCCTTCCTTCAACCACACGTTCTTTCCAGAGTCTGAAACCCTCAAGGGAGTGTTTTACCAAAGAGCCAGGCTCATCCATCCTCAGGAGGATCTCCTCAAAGGCTTCCACCCCGACGACCGCAAGCGTCACATCATCATCAACGTGGGCGGCATCAAGTACCTGCTGCCCTGGACCACGCTGGACGAGTTCCCCCTGACGCGCCTGGGACAGCTCAAGTTCTGCACCAACTTTGACGACATTCTGAACATCTGTGACGATTATGATGTGACGTGCAACGAGTTCTTCTTCGACCGCAACCCGGGGGCGTTCAGGACGATCCTGACCTTCCTGCGGGTCGGCAAGCTCCGGCTCCTGCGGGAGATGTGCGCGCTGTCcttccaggaggagctgctctacTGGGGCATTGAGGAGGACAACTTGGACTGGTGTTGTAAAAGGAGGTACCTGCAAAAAATGGAGGAGCTCACAGAGATTAGTGAACGGGAGGATGACCTCCtagaaaatgaaacaacagGTGAAACAGTAGAGGAGACAAAAATTGGTTTGTGCATGAGAAAGTTGCAAGACATGGTGGAAAGGCCCCAGTCTGGCCTTCCTGGAAAGGTGTTTGCGtgtttgtctgttttgtttgtAACTATTACAGCAGTGAACTTATCCATCAGCACCATGCCTGAcctgagggaggaggaggaaaaggtaAGTTACCTTTCAGGATGCCAAGTGGTATGtgctgggaagagcagagcaAGTACAAGGTCTGAGGTTATTGACTTCAATGGGGATTTTGCAGCTGTATTTAGAGTGAAGAATATTTGAAAGTTACATGACTCTTCAATTACTCGTAAGAGAATTAACCATAGCCAGTTTTATGTCCAAAGAAAATTCTCTTAGCGTGCACTCTTCTGTATATTACCTTTAATGTTAGACTTTGTATTTAGAAAGCCTGAAATTCCCGAGCAGTATCTTCTGTGGAATAAGCAGAGCCTCTCTAAGTTTTGCATTTAGCATGTTCCAAGCTGCCAACGTGTTTCCCCATAGCAACAGCTTCAATTCCTTTAAtattttgggttaaaaaaaccaacacagaaGCCTCTCCTCCTGTCACCGCACCGACTAAAACAGTTATTACCCAGAGCCGATTACAAACTCCTGCTCTTTCCCGCAGGGTGAGTGTTCCCAGATGTGCTACAA
Coding sequences within:
- the KCNG1 gene encoding potassium voltage-gated channel subfamily G member 1, with the protein product MTLMPGENSDYDYSALSCTSDPSFNHTFFPESETLKGVFYQRARLIHPQEDLLKGFHPDDRKRHIIINVGGIKYLLPWTTLDEFPLTRLGQLKFCTNFDDILNICDDYDVTCNEFFFDRNPGAFRTILTFLRVGKLRLLREMCALSFQEELLYWGIEEDNLDWCCKRRYLQKMEELTEISEREDDLLENETTGETVEETKIGLCMRKLQDMVERPQSGLPGKVFACLSVLFVTITAVNLSISTMPDLREEEEKGECSQMCYNIFIVESVCVAWFSLEFLLRFIQARSKFAFLRRPLTLIDIIAILPYYITLLVDTGSEGSKKPSSGNIYLDKVGLVLRILRALRILYVMRLARHSLGLQTLGLTARRCTREFGLLLLFLCVAIALFAPLLYVVENEMADSQEFTSIPACYWWAVITMTTVGYGDMVPRSIPGQVVALSSILSGILLMAFPVTSIFHTFSRSYLELKQEQERIMYRRAQFLLKAKSQMSNESQGSEVLFTTLSSETRDNE